One window from the genome of Solea solea chromosome 13, fSolSol10.1, whole genome shotgun sequence encodes:
- the LOC131471492 gene encoding uncharacterized protein LOC131471492, whose translation MACFCLLLVLLTVTSGCRADSMLSVSAFLEDSIALPCGHFYKKDLTSGLRMRWTKYSTDTSEKKVILSWPETSQDAKHVKWGSDEKGTMSLILTNSQKSDEGIYSCEFCLLWNCTLRNISLRVKDCKVRPAVKVAHSTPFQLNCSVDIKGQKGPLNISWALLKAGEPSPLISERVEVSGSSLVIKSPSISDSSWYRCSYTYGKNHGCYDIRMHVQAEDVEATTFQQVEDVEATTFQQVENVEERTFQANRNTEQSGDTLTAAVSSVITVAVFIAVLAGVYIYWRRLQRTQRDSEGAVRVSECIHDYDYPVILMPSNDLSDSSQQFNRIYHQLEDDSLFVDTCK comes from the exons ATGGCCTGTTTTTGCCTGTTGTTAGTTCTGTTAACGGTTACATCTGGATGCCGAG CCGACTCGATGCTGAGTGTGTCAGCCTTTCTGGAAGACAGCATAGCTCTCCcttgtggtcatttttacaaGAAGGATTTAACGAGCGGCCTCAGAATGCGATGGACGAAGTATTCCACAGACACCAGTGAGAAGAAAGTTATCCTCTCTTGGCCTGAAACATCCCAGGATGCCAAACATGTGAAATGGGGATCTGATGAGAAAGGCACAATGTCACTTATTCTGACTAATTCACAAAAATCTGATGAGGGAATCTACAGCTGTGAATTTTGTCTATTGTGGAATTGTACTCTCAGAAACATATCTTTACGAGTGAAAG aCTGCAAAGTCCGTCCAGCAGTGAAGGTAGCACACAGCACGCCCTTTCAACTTAACTGTTCAGTGGACATAAAGGGACAAAAAGGTCCACTCAATATCTCCTGGGCATTACTGAAAGCAGGCGAGCCTTCCCCCCTCATCTCTGAAAGGGTTGAAGTGAGTGGCTCATCATTGGTGATCAAGTCTCCTAGTATCAGTGACAGCTCTTGGTATAGATGCAGTTACACTTATGGGAAAAATCACGGCTGCTATGACATCAGAATGCACGTCCAAG CTGAAGATGTGGAGGCGACAACCTTTCAGCAAG TTGAAGATGTCGAGGCGACAACCTTTCAGCAAG TTGAAAATGTTGAGGAGAGAACCTTTCAAG CAAACAGGAACACCGAGCAGAGTGGGGACACATTAACTGCTGCTGTGTCTTCAGTCATTACTGTGGCTGTTTTCATCGCTGTACTTGCAGGAGTCTACATTTACTGGAGACGTTTACAGCGAACCCAGAGGGATTCAGAAG GtgcagtgagagtgagtgagtgcatccATGATTATGATTACCCTGTGATTCTTATGCCGTCAAATG atCTCTCAGATTCAAGCCAGCAATTCAACAGAATTTACCATCAGTTGGAAGATGATAGCCTATTTGTAGATACATGTAAGTAG
- the LOC131471234 gene encoding allograft inflammatory factor 1-like: MDCGVQGGKSYGLLKSQQEEKLNSVNEAFLSDPQYEEEEDLASKLDMFKKKYMEFDLNDKGDIDMMGLKRMLEKLGLAKTHLELKKMMSDVVGGASKDTISYADFLHMMLGKRNAILKLILMFEGMGKEQQQEDSGPPCRKTFSDLP, from the exons ATGGACTGCGGTGTTCAAG GTGGTAAATCATACGGTCTGCTTAAGTCTCAACAGGAGGAAAAACTGAATTCTGTCAATGAG GCTTTTCTTTCAGATCCCcaatatgaagaagaagaagaccttGCCTCAAAGCTCGACATGTTTAAAA AAAAATACATGGAGTTTGATCTTAATGACAAAGGAGACATAG ATATGATGGGTTTGAAACGAATGCTGGAAAAACTTGGACTGGCAAAGACTCACCTAGAGCTAAAGAAGATGATGTCAGACGTGGTTGGAGGGGCATCGAAAGACACAATCAGCTACGCCGACTTCCTGCATATGATGctgggaaaaagaaatgcaattcTAAAACT GATACTAATGTTTGAAGGCATGGGGaaggaacagcagcaggaagatTCTGGACCACCTTGCCGCAAAACCTTTTCTGACCTGCCCTGA